The Thermoclostridium stercorarium subsp. stercorarium DSM 8532 genome contains a region encoding:
- the thpR gene encoding RNA 2',3'-cyclic phosphodiesterase, which translates to MRLFYAIEFDEKTKDVLAEKQKALREKAVKGNFSLRDNLHLTLRFMGEVPQSDLPVLTGIQDAVSKRHGPFSLEFAEIGTFERGNSCIVWVGIKRNSELFELQQDLEREIAKSGFQPETRPYKPHITLAREFVPDGDLDKIIREMGLLNHKFDVKSISLMESTRINGKLTYLCTYRTDISKEK; encoded by the coding sequence ATGAGACTTTTCTATGCCATTGAGTTTGACGAAAAAACGAAGGATGTTTTGGCTGAAAAGCAGAAAGCGTTAAGAGAAAAGGCGGTTAAAGGGAATTTTTCGTTGAGGGATAACCTGCATCTTACACTGCGCTTCATGGGCGAAGTGCCGCAGTCGGATTTGCCCGTGCTTACGGGTATACAGGATGCGGTCTCGAAAAGGCACGGGCCTTTCAGTCTGGAATTTGCCGAAATCGGTACTTTCGAAAGAGGAAACAGCTGTATTGTATGGGTCGGCATAAAGAGAAACAGCGAGCTTTTTGAGCTTCAGCAGGATTTGGAGAGGGAAATTGCAAAAAGCGGTTTTCAGCCTGAAACCCGGCCATATAAACCCCATATTACCCTCGCGCGGGAATTTGTTCCGGACGGTGATTTGGATAAAATAATAAGAGAAATGGGATTATTAAATCATAAGTTTGACGTGAAGAGCATTTCTCTTATGGAAAGCACTCGAATAAACGGGAAACTGACATACCTGTGCACGTACAGGACCGATATTTCAAAGGAAAAATGA
- the mnmA gene encoding tRNA 2-thiouridine(34) synthase MnmA — protein MKKKVMVGMSGGVDSSVAAALLKKEGYEVIGVTLQIWPDDLPGPKPEGGCCSLSAVEDARMVAFQLDIPYYVLNFQDIFEKSVIDYFVHEYTKGRTPNPCIACNRYVKFDAMLKKAVSMGIDYIATGHYARIEYDASRGRYLLKRSVTDKKDQTYVLYNMKQYQLERTLFPIGNYTKETVRKIAEELGFIVADKPDSQEICFVTDNDYAGFISSRLKKSPEPGYFVDTEGNILGMHKGIYNYTVGQRKGLGISLGKPMYVVRIDAKNNTVVLGEAGKEYSAGLIASDLNWIAFEKLESPIRAMAKIRYSAKESEAVITPLDNNKVKVEFTYPQRAVTPGQAVVFYDGDIVLGGGIIEEQINN, from the coding sequence ATGAAGAAAAAGGTAATGGTAGGCATGAGCGGCGGTGTGGACAGCTCTGTCGCCGCGGCGCTGCTGAAAAAGGAAGGCTATGAAGTAATAGGGGTAACCCTTCAGATTTGGCCGGATGATTTACCTGGCCCAAAGCCCGAGGGAGGGTGCTGCTCCCTTTCCGCGGTGGAAGATGCCCGGATGGTCGCATTTCAGCTGGATATTCCATACTATGTGTTGAATTTTCAGGATATTTTTGAAAAAAGTGTTATAGATTATTTTGTTCATGAATATACAAAGGGAAGAACACCTAATCCCTGTATTGCATGCAACCGTTATGTGAAGTTTGATGCAATGCTGAAAAAAGCCGTCTCAATGGGAATAGATTATATAGCAACGGGACATTATGCGAGGATAGAATATGATGCCTCAAGGGGCCGCTATCTTTTAAAACGGTCGGTGACTGACAAAAAGGACCAGACATACGTGTTGTATAACATGAAGCAGTATCAGCTGGAAAGGACTTTGTTCCCGATTGGGAATTACACTAAGGAAACGGTAAGGAAAATCGCGGAAGAACTCGGGTTTATAGTGGCAGACAAGCCCGACAGCCAGGAAATCTGTTTCGTTACCGATAATGATTATGCGGGTTTTATAAGTTCCAGACTGAAAAAATCCCCGGAACCAGGATATTTTGTCGACACCGAGGGAAATATCCTTGGAATGCATAAGGGAATTTATAATTATACTGTCGGTCAGAGAAAGGGGCTGGGAATATCCCTCGGCAAGCCGATGTATGTTGTGAGAATTGATGCGAAGAACAACACAGTGGTGCTCGGTGAAGCCGGAAAGGAATATTCGGCGGGTCTTATTGCTTCAGACCTGAACTGGATAGCTTTCGAAAAGCTTGAAAGCCCGATAAGGGCAATGGCAAAGATACGTTATTCGGCAAAGGAAAGCGAGGCGGTTATAACCCCGCTGGACAACAATAAGGTTAAGGTTGAATTTACTTACCCGCAGCGGGCCGTAACCCCCGGCCAGGCGGTTGTATTCTATGACGGCGACATAGTACTTGGCGGTGGAATAATAGAAGAACAGATAAATAATTAA